The Silvibacterium dinghuense DNA window CATGAAGAAGTCCGCCGAAGAAATTCGCGGCATTCTCGGCCAGATGCTCTTCCGCGGCGAAGAAGGCCTCAAGCCCACCTCCGCGCTCTCGGGCGGTGAGGCTGCACGTCTGCTCTTCTGCAAGCTCATGATGCAGAAGCCGAACATCCTCATCCTCGACGAGCCGACGAATCACCTCGACCTCGAATCGATCAATGCGCTCAATATCTCTCTTCAGAAGTACGAGGGCACCGTCCTGCTCGTTACCCACGATCAGGACCTGATCGAAGAAGTCGCGACCCGCATCTGGAACTTCGAGGGCGGCAAAATCGACGATTTCAAGGGCCCCTACGAGGAATTTCAGCAGGCCATGAAGGCTTCCAAGTAACAGAAGTCTAGAAACGCACCGAAAAAGGCCATCGGCATATCCAGCCGATGGCCTTTTTACATTTCCTGCCACTTTGCCTGTACTGGAGCTTTGCAGCAAAAATACTTCGTATCGCAACTTTCCCATGGACGCAGGCCTGTAGCGGTCTTCACAATAGACGCACGCTCACAACCTGGGTCGAGCACATGGATCTCCACACTCTCCATGTCGAGCACGCGGTGCTTCTCGCGCTATACACGCTGTTGACCTTCCTCAACCTGCGTGTGCATCGCGGTGCCCCCGGATTAGCCTGGTTCCCTGCCTTTGCCGTCTCCGTATGTGGAGGCGCTGCGCTGGTGGCGCTCCGTGGCACCATTCCCGATTGGCTCTCGATCGTCTGCGGCAATGCCCTGTTCTCGCTCGGCTATCTCTTTCTCCATCGCTCGATGACCAGCTTTTTCGGCCGCGGAGCCTATGGCTGGCGCTTTCAGATTGCACTGGTGTCAGCCTTCATCCTGGCCATGATCGAGTACGGAGCTGTCCACCCCAATACCAGTCGACGCCTGATCGCTCTGAGCATTGTGCTGACCGTACAGCTCACCATTACCGGATGGCTTGTCTTCCGCAGTACGCCACCCTACATGCGCAGTGCCGGCTGGATCATGGGCATTGTGCTCTTTCTGCTCGCCGCCGGAAACCTGATCCGCCTGGCCGGCGTTGTACTGCAGGGCGCACCCGGCAACTACCTGCGCGGCGGACCGCTGCTGGCCTGGGTGGTTATCAATACCTCCGTCCTGCAGGGCGGTATCATCGTCTCTTTCGTCTGGATGACCGCCGCGCGTCTTCATCACGACCTGGTGCAACAGGCCACGACCGATCCACTCACCAGCCTTTACAATCGCCGTGCCCTGGAAACCATAGCCGAGCGCACCATCGCCGCAAAGGGAAAGAACCACACTCCCATCTCCGCGATCCTCTTCGATCTCGATAATTTCAAGGAGATCAATGACTCCTTCGGACATCTCGGCGGCGACGCGGCGCTCATCGCCGTATCCCGCTGCCTGCAGCGCGAAACCCGCCCCGGCGATACCCTGGCACGATGGGCCGGCGATGAATTCGCCATCCTCCTCGATGCCACAGAGCTCGAAGCGGCCCAGGCATTGGCCGAACGGCTGCGTATGGCGCTCGAACAGTTGTGCGTGCGCTACGGCAGCCATGAGTTCTCCCTGACAGCCAGCTTCGGCGTTGCCGAGTTGAGCAGCGCCGCCGGCGGCTGGGACGAGCTCATGCAGCAGTGCGACCGGGCTCTCTATGCCGTCAAAAGCAGTGGCGGCAACTTTGTGCACTGCACCTCCTGAGCGAAATAGAATCGAAGCCGAGGGCGAATGGCATCTCGCGCTCTACCCACTTCCCATGCCCGCCTCTACTCAGCCAGGAAAACCGCAACCCATCCATGGCTTCCACCAGGACGAACACGGAGACTGGGTCGCCGAGCTGGCCTGCGGCCACGGCCAGCATGTGCGTCATCGCCCGCCATGGGAGCTGCGCCCCTGGGTTAGCACAGAAGAAGGACGCCACGCCCAGCTCGGCCTCATCCTCTACTGTGTACGCTGCCTCGAGCCGGAAGACTCGCCTTCAACCAAGTAAAATCAGAAGTGCTTGCTGATTCTCAACGCACAATCCATCTCCAAGTCCTTCGGAGCGACCACGCTCTTCCGCGATGTCTCGTTCACCGTCAACGACGGCGACCGCATCGGACTCATCGGCCCCAACGGCAGCGGCAAATCGACGCTACTCAAGATGCTCGCCGGGGAGATCGACACCGACGATGGTGAGGTCACCACGCGCAAAGGCATGCGCATGGCGTATGTCGCGCAGGACTCGCACTTCCCTGAAGGGTCGACCGTCCGCAAGGTCTTCGAGGCCGCGCTCGAACGCGCCCGCGTGCCTGCCGACGAGCACGATACCCGTATCCACTCCATCTTTGGCCTCACCGGCTTCAACAGCCTCGACGATGACGCAGCGACTTTCTCCGGTGGATGGCGCAAGCGGATGGCCATCGCCGAAGCACTCGTGCAACAGCCCGATCTCATTCTCCTCGACGAACCGACGAATCACCTCGACTTCGCCGGCATCGAGTGGCTCGAATCTCTGCTGACGCAGGGCTCCTTCGCCACCGTCGTCATCAGCCACGACCGCTACTTCCTCGAGAATGTCGCCACGCAGATGGCCGAGCTCAACCGTGCCTATCCCAACGGCATGCTGCGCGCAAAGGGCACCTACAGCGACTTTCTCGAAGCCAAGGAAGAGTTCCTGCACGCGCAGCAGCGCCATCAGGAGGCGCTCGAAAACCGCGTCCGGGTCGAAAAGGAATGGTTGCGGCGCGGCCCGAAAGCCCGCGCTACCAAGGCCAAGGCACGCATCGACAACGCCAATCGCCTCATCGCCGAGCTTGCCGACCTCAGCAATCGCAGCAAGGTCTCGAATGCGAGTTTCGACTTCGCGTCTACAGGCCGGCAAACCAAGAGACTGATTGAACTCGACGACCTGACCTATGCCTATGATGAGCGCGTCCTCTTCCGCAGTCTCAACTTCCACCTGATGTCCGGCATGCGCGTCGGACTCGTCGGTCCCAACGGCAGCGGCAAAACTACGCTGCTGCGCCTGCTCACCGGCGACCTCGAACCGACCTCGGGTGAAATCAAGCGCGCCAACATGCTCCGCTTTACTTACTTCGAGCAGAACCGCACTCTCAACGGTGACCAGACGCTGCGCCGCGCCCTCGCACCCGACAGCGACTCCATCGTCTATCAGGACCGCATCGTGCACGTCGCATCCTGGGCCGCGCGTTTTCTCTTTACCGGCGAGCAGCTCAATCAGCCCGTCTCGCGCCTTTCCGGCGGCGAGCGCGCCCGCGTGCTCATTGCGCAGCTCATGCTGCAGCCTGCCGACGTCCTCGTGCTCGACGAGCCGACAAACGATCTCGATATCCCCACCCTTGAGATTCTCGAAGAGACGCTGCTCGACTATCCCGGCTCGCTGGTGCTTGTCACCCACGACCGCTACATGCTCGACCGCATCGCCAACGTCGTCATCGGCCTCGATGGGGAAGGCAACGCCGGAGCCTTCGCCGATTACGCGCAGTGGGAGGCATGGCTCGCTGAACGAGAACAGGCCCGCGAGCAGGCGAAGAAGCTTGAAAAAGCTGCACCTGTGAAGGAAACCCCAGCTACAAGCGAAGCCGCACCCGCGAAGAAGAAAAAACTCTCTTACATGGAAGAGCGCGAGTGGTCGACGATCGAAGAGCGCATCGCCGAGGCCGAGTCAAAGCTCCAGGCTCACCAGTCCGCGCTCGAAGATCCCGCGGTCGTCACCGATGCGACGCGCCTGCAAACGGAACTGTCCGCAGTCGCGGAAGCACAGGCACAGGTAGACCAGCTTTACGCCCGCTGGAGCGAGCTCGAAGAAAAACGCGGATAAAAGCTACAACCGCCAGTCGTCCGGCCGCCAGTTCTGGATCGCCTGCTTGATCTGCTTGCGGTCCAGCTTCTCGTTCATCGCCCGCGCGGCCAGCGCGGGCAGTTCCGCATCCGAGGCAAAACGCAGGCCGATCAGCTGATCGACACTCAGTTCCGGAATCCGCGCCTTCAGCGGCTCCGGCAGCAGCGCAGCCAGACGCACTCGCTCTTCGAGGCGAATGACACGGTCCTGCACCTTCAGCGGATTGAGGCGGAGCAGCGGCATCAGGACCAGCAGCGCCACAGCCATCACCACCATCCACACGGTCTGAAAGCCCGGATGCCGCACCGCCCAAACCACACACAGAATGAAGTTCGCCAGCAGTACCGGCAATAAGAAGAAATGAATAACCGGCTGAAATTTGGCGTGGTTTGCATAGCCCTGCGGCTGGCTGTTCATGGTTCGTGCTCCCAGGCGATTCTATCGTTTCCTTCTGACACCGGCAGGAGGCGGTACTCAACCAAAAGATGGAAGGAAAAAACCGTCCTCTGGATCAGGACGGTCAGGAGACAGACTTCTACCCTGTAGAAGTCTCAAAATACATAAAACCTCCTGCCCTGGTTCGAGAGAACCAGGGTTTTCTTTCGTCAGGAGGTTTCAGTTCCAACATTGCGTTTCTGCAAAAATCGGCATTCAGACTCCAGCCAGCTACGGCTGCGGTGTCTGAGCCGGCTTCTTGCCAGCCTGAGCATCGCGGGCATCCTGCGCGGCCTGCTGACGTGCCTGCTTCTCGGCCTGCTTGCGCCGATGATGGCGCACGAAATCCGGCCAGAACTCAATGACTTCAGCGCCCACAGCCCCTTCCGCCGTCACCGTAAGGCCACGCTGGAAGGTATCGCCCACAGAGCGCTCCGAGTCCGGATAATACAGATTCGAGATAGCCGAACCCACCAGGTTGCCTGCCACATTCGCGTAATTCGGCCCCCAGCTGCCATTGTCGCGACGGCACCATACCGTGCTCGCAGCGGCCCAGAGAACACGGCTCATCTTGCTGCCCGTCCCCTTCTGGAAGAAGCGCGGATCTTCATGCCACCAGGAGGTAAAAACCGCGTTACCGAAGAAGTTTCCAGTGAAGTAATCGGCATAACTTGCGCCATAACGCTTCGCATAGCCGCCGATTCCGCCCCCATATTCTGTCGGGCTGCCCTCGGCCTGGTCGATAAGCGCTGAAAACACCGTCAAGGTGAAGGGCCAGGGATCAGTCGAGCTCTTGAAGAAGAGCTGGAATTTCTGCCCCGCAGTCAGTGAAACGGCATCGCGATTCGACGTGGTGTTGAAGGTGGCCATCACCCCCATCACCCGTTGCTGTTCCTGCTTCTTGAGCTGCTCCTCAGCCGCTTCCCGCTTCTGCTGATCTGTCAGCTGTCCCTGCGTCTGCTGGCCGGTCGCGGCATCAGCCGGGGTCTGATTCTGGGTCGAGGAGGAAGAGGACTGGCCAGGCGCGTCCGGGAGCGCGTTCTCCGGCAGAGGCGCAGAACTGGCTGCCGCATCGTGTCCATCGGTATCAGCGGGCAGGCCGGAGGTCTGGGACCAGCCTTGGGGTAAAAACACGGTGGTCGACAGAGCCAGCGTAAGAGCCGCCAACCGTAAACTATGGTTCAAGCAGAGTACCTCAATCGTGGGCGTGGACAAACGGACGGAATTCCGTCCGCGGGAGGAGCTCCTCCCACCATAGACGACGATCCATGCCGCCGAGACCTAAACGCCGGTCAAATTCTGACGATTTCTTTTGCCACGCGAAAAGGCCTGCGGTCCAGGCAATCCTCCCACGGCGTCAGCCATGAATAGTGTATCGAAAACGCTCCCCATTCCGCCGGGAAACGCTTGCGGACCCGTGCTACGATCAGGCAACACACAAGGGACCCCATGGCCAGCGGCACGGATTGGACTCACTCGGCAAACAGCCCCCACGTTCAGCCCCCACGCGCTCTTACCTATGATCTTCGCCCGCTTTCGACCGGCGAGATCCTCGACCGCACCTTCCAGATCTATCGTTCCCGCTTCTCGCTTTTCGCTGGGCTTGCGGCGATCGCGGCAGGCACCAGCGTAGCCATGCAGATTATCCAGCTCCTGGTGAGCGCCCACAATGGCACGGCCGCTCACCCGGGCCCCGCACTCTACCGCTCGCAAATCACGAATGGCGTAATCACCCTGCTCGCCAGCGTGATTTCGCTTGTGGTCTACGGCGTCGTGCAGGCTGCCACCACCTCGGCAGTATCCTCCCTCTACCTCGGCGAGGCCACTTCGACCGGCACTGCCTTCGCCAGGGCCCGGGAGCACTGGCTCCGCTACGTCGTCATCGTCCTCCGTCAGGTTCTCACCGGCTTCTGGCCTTTCCTTGGATTGGTGGTCGCGGCGTTTGTCGTGCAGGGCGTCGGCCATCGCTCGGCCAGCTCGCTGGTAATCTCCGGCTTTATCTTCTTTGCCGCCTTCCTCTCTCTCATTTATTGCCTCTGGGCCTACATTCGCGTCTCGCTCGCTGTGCCCGCTTCCATCGTCGAGTCGCTCCGCGTCGGCGCTGCCCTGAAGCGCAGCCGCAAATTGCTGGTCGATCGCAAAGTCCGCGTCTTTCTCGTCCTGCTCTTCCTCGGTGTCCTCTATATAGTGATCGGCGCCATCCAGACGCCGCTCGCCATCCTAGCCCTGCGCTCACGCGGAAGCCAGGCCTTCCTGATCCACACCATCACGCTCACCCTCAGCTTCATCTCCGGCACGCTCATCGGCCCCATCGGCGCCATCGCCCTTTGCCTGCTCTATATTGATGAGCGCGTCCGTCGCGAAGGCTTCGATATCGAGTGGATGATGGGCCGCATCGCTCCGCCAGCCCCCGGCACGATCCCGCAATCCGCTCCGGAAGGCACCCAGCCCTTCTGATCCCCTGCCGTGATGCCGCGCCTCCGCTCAGCAGTCCGTCCATTTCCGCTCGCCGTGGCCATCCTTGCCACACCGCTCAGCAGCCACGCTCTGGCCGCGGCGACGCTGTCCGCTTACACCATGCATCTCGGCACACTCCGCAGCCTTGTCGAGGCCTGCCGGCAATCGCCCGCCCAGTGCGATCCGGACAAGGTCGGCAGCGACGAGCAGGTCTCTGGAGCCTCAGTCAGCTTCGACGCGCACTATGAGTGGCTCCGCGATACCCTCCACAAAGCCCACGACCCCTCGCTCAAAGACCGCGCCACGCTCCTTGACGACGCGGCACGCCATCTCGACGAGGATCTCCGCGATGCCGGTATCGCCGCGCCAGCGAAACTTCCCTCGCAGGCCGTCCAGCGACGAGACGCCATCCTCGCCCGCCCGGAATATGTCACCGTCACCCAGGTTTCCATCTGGGATCGCATCTTTGCCCGACTCTACTCCTGGCTTGACCGTCTCTTCGGCAACGTAGCCGGCTTCGGCCGCCGCTCCCCATGGATCGGACCGCTCATGGAGTGGTCGCTCATCGTCCTTGCTCTCACCGGCCTCACGCTCTGGGCCATGCGCGTCTTCCGCCGTCAACGTCTCCGCCTCGCGGCAGAACCTGGCCGAGCCATGGAGCCAGCCGAAGATGCCTCCCGCAACTGGCGCGAGCTTGCCGCCCGCCACGCCGAAGCGCATGAATGGCGCGACGCCATCCACTGTCTCTACTGGGCCAGCATCGTCCTGCTCGAAGGCCGCCGCATGTGGGCACCCAGCCGCTCCCGCACCCCCCGCGAGTATGTGCGCCTCGTCGAGCCCGGCTCTGCCCGCCGCACGCTGCTCGAACAACAGACCCGCGCCTTCGAGCGCATCTGGTACGGCCTCGAAACCGCTGCTCCCGGCGATTACCAGCAGGCTCTCCATCTGCATGAGGAGCTGCGCGCCGCATGAATCTTCGCTCGCCGGGCCGCGATGCCCGCATCCTCCTCGGTATCACCGGCTTCGCTCTGGCCATCATTGCCGTCGGCGCCTTCTTTGCACCCGCACGCATCGACAACAATCCGACACCCTCGATCGACAACAGCGGATCGGCCGGCGCCAAGGCTGCCTATACGCTGCTTGGCCAGCTTGGTTATCATGTGCAGCGATTTGACGAGCCCGCAGCCGCGCTCGACCGCCTGCCTGCCGATCACACCACGCTCATCCTTGCCGGAGCCGGTCTCTACGACTACCGCACCGACAAGGATCACCTCACCGCCTTCCTGAACCGTGGCGGACATATTCTCGCCGCCGGCATGACCAGCGGAGCCATGCTCCCCGGCTCCAGCCAGCGCCCCGCCTCGCGCCTCTACACCGCGCTTTGCGAGACGGTTCCTCAGGGTCTCAGCCCGCAGGCTCGCGCCGGCCGCCTCCAGCTCCCCATTGAAATGAGCTGGGACACCATCGACGCCGTCGCTATCGTCGACCAGGCCTGCGGCACCGATCCCGTCGTCGTGCACTATCCCATGCAGAGCGGCGAAGCCATCTGGTGGACCTCGCCTTACCCGCTCACCAACCGTGGTCTGCAGAATGACGCCAACCTCCGTCTGCTGCTCGCCGCCGTCGGCGCGCCCGGCGGCACCGTCCTCTTCGACGAATACATCCACGGCGCGCGCGAAGACTTGTGGGATACCGCCGCTGGCACGCCCGTTGTGCCCATGGGATGGCAGCTCGCCGCTGTCGGACTGCTGCTCGTCTTCAGCTATGGCCGCCGCAACGGACCGCTGCGTACACCCATCCGCGTGCAGCGCACTTCGCCCCTCGAATTCGTACACTCCATGGGTGATCTCTACCGCAAGGCCGGAGCGGTCACTGTCGCCGCATCCGCAGCCGAGCGCCGCCTGCTGCATTTCCTCGAAGCCCAGGGAGGCATTCCTCGCGCGACCCTGCAGGCCTCGCCCGGGACTATCGCGGCAGCTGTGGCCGAACGCTTCCGCACCGCACCTGCCAGTCTTGCCGAAGATATCACCGCGCTCCGCAATGCCGAGCAATCCAATCTAAGTCCGAAAAGCGCCCTCGCACTCATCCGCCGCATCGACCACCACATTGCCGCGCTGTCTGCCGCCATCACCGCAGGCCAGCCGTCAGCCGCAAGCTCCGCAGACCGCCGTTAAGGATAAGACCGTGAACGAAACCATCTCCGAACTCACCGGAACCGAAGCAAACGACTATCGCCCCACGCAAGCTCTCTTCGCCCGCGGCCGCGACCAGCTGGGCCGCATCATCGCCGGCCAGTCCGAGATGATCGACCAGGCTATCCTCACGCTGCTCTGCGGCGGCCACGCGCTCATCGAAGGCGTGCCCGGTGTGGCAAAAACGCTTACCGTGAAGACACTCGCCCGCTTCCTCGCCCTCGATTTTCGCCGCGTGCAGGGCACTCCCGACATGATGCCCGCCGACATCCTCGGCACCAGCGTCTTCTCGCTCAAAACCAGTGAGTTCACCTTCCATCGCGGCCCCGTCTTCACTCAATTCCTGCTCACCGACGAGATCAACCGCATGCCGCCGCGCACCCAGGCCGCGCTGCTCGAGAGCATGGAAGAGCGCCAGGTAACGATGGACGGTGAGACGCATCCGCTCGATCCCTACTTCACGGTCTTCGCCACGCAGAACCCGCTCGAATTCGAAGGCACCTATCCATTACCCGAGGCGCAACTCGACCGATTCCTGCTCAAAATCCGCGTCGGCTATCCCTCGGCTGACGAAGAGCGCGCCATCCTCGAACGCCATCTCGCCGCGACCGCGCTCGACCAGTTCCCCATCGAGCCCATCGCACCGGAAGAACTGGCTGCCGCGCGCGCCGAAGTCCGCTCCATCCGCATCGAGCCTGCCGTGCTCGATTACCTGCTCGCCGTCATCCGCCGCACCCGCGAGTGGCCGTCGATCTCGCTCGGAGCCAGCCCCCGCGCCGCCGCCGCGCTGTTGCTCGTCGCCCGCGCCTGCGCCGCCCGCGAAGGCCGCGCCTACCTGCTGCCCGACGATGTGAAGGAAGCGGCCATCCCCTGCCTGCGCCATCGCCTCATCCTCAAGCCCGAAGTCGAGCTCGAAGGCTTCGATCCCGATCGCGTCATCGCCGACCTGCTCGCCGCCATTCCCTTACCACGTTAAGCATTTCCCCATGATCCAGACGCTCGTTCCACCGCCGATTGAAGCACCCGCCAAACCGCATGGCCCGCTCAAAGGCCGCCTCGGATGGGCGCTCACCCCGCGCGCGCTCACGCTCCTCGTTGCCGGATGCCTTCTCGCCGTCCCCGCTTTCTTTCATCCGCGCTGGATCGTCGCCATGCTCGTCTGGGATGCGCTGGTGCTCGCACTCGCCATGCTCGACGCCATACTGCTTCCCACGCCTGCCGCGATCACCGCAGGCCGCCGCTTCGATGAGTCGCCCGTCCTCGGCCAGTCCACGCGCATCACGCTCTCGGTCACGCACACGGCGCCACGCATTCTCGAAGTCCGTCTGACCGACGCACTGCACCCCTATCTCGA harbors:
- a CDS encoding sensor domain-containing diguanylate cyclase translates to MDLHTLHVEHAVLLALYTLLTFLNLRVHRGAPGLAWFPAFAVSVCGGAALVALRGTIPDWLSIVCGNALFSLGYLFLHRSMTSFFGRGAYGWRFQIALVSAFILAMIEYGAVHPNTSRRLIALSIVLTVQLTITGWLVFRSTPPYMRSAGWIMGIVLFLLAAGNLIRLAGVVLQGAPGNYLRGGPLLAWVVINTSVLQGGIIVSFVWMTAARLHHDLVQQATTDPLTSLYNRRALETIAERTIAAKGKNHTPISAILFDLDNFKEINDSFGHLGGDAALIAVSRCLQRETRPGDTLARWAGDEFAILLDATELEAAQALAERLRMALEQLCVRYGSHEFSLTASFGVAELSSAAGGWDELMQQCDRALYAVKSSGGNFVHCTS
- the abc-f gene encoding ribosomal protection-like ABC-F family protein, which translates into the protein MLILNAQSISKSFGATTLFRDVSFTVNDGDRIGLIGPNGSGKSTLLKMLAGEIDTDDGEVTTRKGMRMAYVAQDSHFPEGSTVRKVFEAALERARVPADEHDTRIHSIFGLTGFNSLDDDAATFSGGWRKRMAIAEALVQQPDLILLDEPTNHLDFAGIEWLESLLTQGSFATVVISHDRYFLENVATQMAELNRAYPNGMLRAKGTYSDFLEAKEEFLHAQQRHQEALENRVRVEKEWLRRGPKARATKAKARIDNANRLIAELADLSNRSKVSNASFDFASTGRQTKRLIELDDLTYAYDERVLFRSLNFHLMSGMRVGLVGPNGSGKTTLLRLLTGDLEPTSGEIKRANMLRFTYFEQNRTLNGDQTLRRALAPDSDSIVYQDRIVHVASWAARFLFTGEQLNQPVSRLSGGERARVLIAQLMLQPADVLVLDEPTNDLDIPTLEILEETLLDYPGSLVLVTHDRYMLDRIANVVIGLDGEGNAGAFADYAQWEAWLAEREQAREQAKKLEKAAPVKETPATSEAAPAKKKKLSYMEEREWSTIEERIAEAESKLQAHQSALEDPAVVTDATRLQTELSAVAEAQAQVDQLYARWSELEEKRG
- a CDS encoding DUF4350 domain-containing protein, which gives rise to MNLRSPGRDARILLGITGFALAIIAVGAFFAPARIDNNPTPSIDNSGSAGAKAAYTLLGQLGYHVQRFDEPAAALDRLPADHTTLILAGAGLYDYRTDKDHLTAFLNRGGHILAAGMTSGAMLPGSSQRPASRLYTALCETVPQGLSPQARAGRLQLPIEMSWDTIDAVAIVDQACGTDPVVVHYPMQSGEAIWWTSPYPLTNRGLQNDANLRLLLAAVGAPGGTVLFDEYIHGAREDLWDTAAGTPVVPMGWQLAAVGLLLVFSYGRRNGPLRTPIRVQRTSPLEFVHSMGDLYRKAGAVTVAASAAERRLLHFLEAQGGIPRATLQASPGTIAAAVAERFRTAPASLAEDITALRNAEQSNLSPKSALALIRRIDHHIAALSAAITAGQPSAASSADRR
- a CDS encoding DUF4129 domain-containing protein, with translation MPRLRSAVRPFPLAVAILATPLSSHALAAATLSAYTMHLGTLRSLVEACRQSPAQCDPDKVGSDEQVSGASVSFDAHYEWLRDTLHKAHDPSLKDRATLLDDAARHLDEDLRDAGIAAPAKLPSQAVQRRDAILARPEYVTVTQVSIWDRIFARLYSWLDRLFGNVAGFGRRSPWIGPLMEWSLIVLALTGLTLWAMRVFRRQRLRLAAEPGRAMEPAEDASRNWRELAARHAEAHEWRDAIHCLYWASIVLLEGRRMWAPSRSRTPREYVRLVEPGSARRTLLEQQTRAFERIWYGLETAAPGDYQQALHLHEELRAA
- a CDS encoding DUF3565 domain-containing protein, whose amino-acid sequence is MPASTQPGKPQPIHGFHQDEHGDWVAELACGHGQHVRHRPPWELRPWVSTEEGRHAQLGLILYCVRCLEPEDSPSTK
- a CDS encoding AAA family ATPase, with the protein product MNETISELTGTEANDYRPTQALFARGRDQLGRIIAGQSEMIDQAILTLLCGGHALIEGVPGVAKTLTVKTLARFLALDFRRVQGTPDMMPADILGTSVFSLKTSEFTFHRGPVFTQFLLTDEINRMPPRTQAALLESMEERQVTMDGETHPLDPYFTVFATQNPLEFEGTYPLPEAQLDRFLLKIRVGYPSADEERAILERHLAATALDQFPIEPIAPEELAAARAEVRSIRIEPAVLDYLLAVIRRTREWPSISLGASPRAAAALLLVARACAAREGRAYLLPDDVKEAAIPCLRHRLILKPEVELEGFDPDRVIADLLAAIPLPR
- a CDS encoding DUF6526 family protein, producing MNSQPQGYANHAKFQPVIHFFLLPVLLANFILCVVWAVRHPGFQTVWMVVMAVALLVLMPLLRLNPLKVQDRVIRLEERVRLAALLPEPLKARIPELSVDQLIGLRFASDAELPALAARAMNEKLDRKQIKQAIQNWRPDDWRL